Below is a genomic region from Salmo trutta chromosome 19, fSalTru1.1, whole genome shotgun sequence.
AGTGAATGTTTTACACAGacattgtataatcatcagcacaactggacaaTTTCGTGTTATGAGAAAATTTGCTCTAACCTAACGGTTGTTCTGAGAACTTTCACAgaacaaatgttggtttgctgGGTTGGCAGTTAAAAAAACTAAAAAGGTGCacaccacctactgtgctggcGTGTGTCGCTTCTAGGTTCTGAGTGTGTCGCTTCTAGGTTCTGGAGTGTGTCGCTTCTAGGTTCTGGAGTGTGTCGCTTCTAGGTTCTGGAGTGTGTCGCTTCTAGGTTCTGGAGTGTGTCTCTTCTAGGTTCTGGAGTGTGTCTCTTCTAGGTTCTGGAGTGTGTCTCTTCTAGGTTCTGGAGTGTGTCGCTTCTAGGTTCTGGAGTGTGTCGCTTCTAGGTTCTGGAGTGTGTTGCTGCTAGGTTCTGGAGTGTGTTGGTTTAGGTTATATCTCATGAAAGCTAGACACCAGAAGAGACAGCAGTGATAATGAAGGCTAGACCCCAGAAGAGACAGCAGTGATAATGAAGGCTAGACCCCAGAAGAGACAGCAGTGATAATGAAGGCTAGACCCCAGAAGAGACAGCAGTGATAATGAAGGCTAGACACCAGAAGAGACAGCAGTGATAATGAAGGCTAGACACCAGAAGAGACAGCAGTGATAATGAAAGCTAGACACCAGAAGAGACAGCAGTGATAATGAAGGCTAGACACCAGGAGAGACAGCAGTGATAATGAAAGCTAGACACCAGAAGAGACAGCAGTGATCAGAGCAGCATAGTATCTTTATTCTTTCAGATTAAAGTCACAGAGATAACAAACAGCTGAGAGGAAGGTTTATTCTAaagaatatactgtatatgcatcTAATAAAGCAAAATTATTCAACTATAATGTGTTTTCATCATAGCTTGTAGATAATAGAGATACTGTTTTGATGCTGTAAGGGCTGTCCTCATGTTGCAGTGCGCCAGTCGGGAGATAAAGAATCAGGACACTTCAGTCTTCAGTTACAGTAAAAGTCCCAATTCTGGATaagagaaggggagaagaggaggagaggagcggagagggggagaggagaagagaggaggggagaggaagagaggagaagagagggtgagaagaggaggagaggggcggagaggaggaggagaggagaagagagggggagaagaggagaggagaagagagggggagaggagaagagagggggagaggagaagagaggagcgggtaggagaggagaagagagggtgagaaaaggaggagaggaggaggagagggggagaggagaagagagggtgagaagaggaggagaggagcggagaggaggagaggagaagagagggtgagaagaggaggagaggaggaggagagagggagaggagaagagagggtgagaagaggagaggaggacaggagaagagagggggagaggaggagaaggaggacaggagaagagagggggagaggaggaggagagatgccTAATATTCTATATCAATTGATTTTGCGGAAaaatgattatgtgtgtgtgcgtgtttgagcACCTACATCAGTCATGACCTCGTTGGTAGCTGGCATGAGAGCGTGTGTCTCCTCAACGACGCTGCTGGGGAAATGTCCCAGTCTTGCCTCCTGTTCCCCGTAGTACGACCCCTGGACCtggttaaaaaaacaacaaacaacacgcacacacgcacacgcacacacacagagcaaatgtaagtcttcaggtctcaagcTTAAACATCACTGATGGTTGAACTGCTCTGTTACAATGTCTCAACATAATATATTACAGTCTGATAGCAGACCATAGAACAACATAATATATTACAGTCTGATAGCAGACCATAGAACAACAAAATATATTAGTCTGATAGCAGACCATAGAACAACATAATATAGAACAACATAATATATTACAGTCTGATAGCAGACCATAGAACAAAATAAATATTAATATTTATAAATACTACTATAAATAAATACTTCTACTATAAATAAATACTACTATATATAAATAATACTGCATATAAATAATACTATATATAAATACTACTATACATTCACATCTCAAGAAGCACCAACACTTGCAcaccacacacgctcacacacgctcacacacgctcacacacgctcacacatgctcacacacgctcacacatgctcacacatgctcacacacacacacacacacacacacacacacacacacacacacacacacacacacacacacacacacacacacacacacagatccttaCGCTGCCAGCCCAGAACATGTTTCCTCGGTCCTTCAGCAAGGCGTAGACATAGACCACCTGACCCTGACGCAGAGAGATGAACCGGCAGTCTCCAGGGTAGTAGTCCTCTAAGGCACGGGCGATCAGGATGGGgtctaacacatacacacacacacacacacacacacacacacacacacacacacacacacacacacacacatacacgtagtACAATCAGTATATGAATGTAGTTGTTGAAGAAGCACAGTTATGGTGGTATTATATTAACTTACTATAGTAACAGTAAGGAGGAACAGAGGTTTTAATTTTCCAACGTGCTCAGGCCTTGTGTCCCTGGCAACAGCACAGTTATGGTAGTATTATATTAACTTACTATAGTAACAGTAAGGAGGAACAGAGGTTTTAATTTTCCAACGTGCTCAGGCCTTGTGTCCCTGGCAACAGCACAGTTATGGTAGTATTATATTAACTTACTATAGTAACAGTAAGGAGGAACAGAGGTTTTAATTTTCCAACGTGCTCAGGCCTTGCGTCCCTGGCAACAGCTTCGGTCCCGCACACAAAGGGTACAGAAAAGAGAATCTCTCATTGAAATGCATATATTTTAGTACTGctttaaatggtttaaaatatattttcatataaTCACGTATTCTATCTATAATGAAGTAGATCCCTGACTACTGTTGTGTGAGCCATGAAGTCGAATATTTAACAAATAAATCACTTTTACCACTTATTTCAAGATACCGAGCCCAGCTTCTACGTTGCGGCGTCCCCTGAATGTCCAtctgctagctgtctagagcatatcggaatgttagctgaataggtccatcggccaatttctaGGGCCACTGtacatattttgccaattggactggaccCCTTTGCAacacggaaccctactaatccatcacgactggtctagtCGATGTAACCACACGAGGAGGCTATAAAAGACttcctccgtcgcgacgtccctctcaggcccttctgctagcttgctagccctggCCTGTTAGCTGTCTGAATTACCGTGTTTCCAGCCAGCCTAattactcactggacccctatgatcacacGGCTacccatgcctctccctaatgtcaatatgccttgtccattgctgttctggttagtgattattgtcttatttcactgtagagctaCTAGCCCTGCTCAAaatgccttagctaaccctttagttccacctcccataCATGCAGTGACATCAGCTGGTTTAAATGTTTCTCGAGACAATATCTCTGTCATCaacactcaatgcctaggtttacctccaatgtattcacatactaccatacctttgtctgtacattatgccttgaatctattctatcgcgcccagaaacctgatccttttactctctgttccaaacgtactagacgaccagttcttatagcctctggtgatgtagaggttaacccaggccctgcagtgcctagctccactcctattccccaggtactctcatttgttgacttctgtaaccgtaaaagccttggtttcatgcatgttaacattagaagccgcctccctaagtttgttttattcactgctttagcacactcttccaacccggatgtcctagccgtgtctgaatcctggcttaggaagaccaccaaaaacccagaaatttccatccctaactataaaattttccgacaagatagaactgccaaagggggcagagttgcaatctactgcagagatagcctgcagagttcagtcttactatccaggtctgtacccaaacaatttgagcttctacttttaaaatccACCTTTTCAGAAACAAGTTTCTCACCGTTGcagcttgctatagaccaccctctgcccccaactgtgccctggacaccatatgtgaattgattgccccccatctatcttcagagctcatgctgctaggtgacctaaactgggacatgcttaacaccccggccatcctataatctaagcttgatgccctcaatttcacacaaatgatcaatgaaccaacgaggtacaaccccaaatccgtaaacacaggcaccctcatagatatcatcctaaccaacttgccctccaaatacacctctgtctttttcaaccaagatctcagcgatcacggcctcattgcctgcatccgtaatgggtctgcggtcaaacgtccacccctcatcactgtcaaacgctccctaaaacacttcagcaagcaggcctttctaatcgacctggcccgggtatcctggaaggatactgacctcatcccgtcagtagaggatgcctggttattctttagaagtgccttcctcaccatcttaaataagcataccccattcaaaaaatttagaaccaggaatagatatagcccttggttcactccagacctgactgcccttgaccagcacaaaaacatcctgtggcgaactgcattagcatcgaatagcccccgtggtatgcaacttttcagggaagttaggaaccaatatacacaggcagttaggaaagctaaggctctttcaaacagaaatttgcatcctgtagcactaaatccaaaaagttctgggacactgtaaagtccatggagaataagagcacctcctcccagctgcccactgcagtgaggctaggaaacactgt
It encodes:
- the mia gene encoding melanoma-derived growth regulatory protein, which codes for MSARGVCVWGVVFLCVVSVCQAGRQMPKLSNKKLCADAECSHPILIARALEDYYPGDCRFISLRQGQVVYVYALLKDRGNMFWAGSVQGSYYGEQEARLGHFPSSVVEETHALMPATNEVMTDNWDFYCN